In Desulfonatronovibrio magnus, one DNA window encodes the following:
- a CDS encoding PAS domain S-box protein, whose product MNKLKLTTSLNTNRLLLTAAVIWIAVLAVSLAWNWHQVENTTRTLAENEARAYFEKDIAYRHWAAMHGGVYVQPTETTPPNPYLDHVPDRDVTTTGGKDLTLLNPSYMTRQVHALGLQHYDMLGHITSLNPLRPENAPDEWEAQALLSFEQGADRTSSVETMDGRQYLRFMKPLVTQENCLGCHGHQGYAVGDIHGGISVSVPWEPYMAQGAKQKTDLGIAHALIGVLGLLGLGMGYRLVRHSEMQLLESRDHTAATLHAISDGVFSCDKLGRIQEMNPAAENLTGWTIDECMGRPLKEVFNIVTLDDHSQEENPVSKALQQGRVVGQETYSVLIVRNGSKITIKKSCSPIKDNMGNIIGAVLVFRDITGEHTANLLTMKRLELYEYAEAHSLDELMTKVLDDAEEFVDSSIGFFHFVEKDQKTLSLQRWSTRSLKELCHMPGNKMHYPIDQAGVWVQAAREKRPVIHNDYESMPDKKGLPEGHARVIREVVVPVIRDNRVVAIMGLGNKPAAYDKKDVEVISFFADVTWDLVQQKRTQEALQNSQARLKTITDAAQTAIIMMDAQGYVSYWNPAAETILGYARDEAIGRDLHELIMPSRYTEDFHASFPEFQSTGQGNAVGRTTELYALTKNGREIPVELALSSVLIQGQWHAIGIVRDITQKKQAQEELQRNARNLELKNAELDAARIKAEEATKAKSEFLANMSHEIRTPMNGVIGMTGLLMDTNLDREQQHYARTVRSSAESLLTVINDILDFSKIEAGRLDIETVDFDLEAMLRDFSGMMAVKAEEKGLELICSMDPNVPSMVRGDSGRLRQILMNLVGNAVKFTEHGEVEIRVSKSEVVDQRSEVSDQPANRLSHEQTGIKDQYGDSRIVELCFQIRDTGIGIPQDKQDSLFESFSQVDASTTRKFGGTGLGLAISRQLAEMMGGTAGLESVEDQGSTFWFTVRLGVQDEQQQERPVPACLQGVRTLIVDDNSTNREILRVRFGSWGMRPGEAANGSAALSMLHQAKAENDPFVLAVLDMQMPDMDGETLGRNIKEDGQLKDTRLIMMSSATGQTGDSRRLHETGFDSILNKPVLPSELYASLEKILARTGAADLPAGHTEPEKIRQGYPDFSGTKARILVAEDNMVNQQVALGILKKMGLRADAVANGQEALHALENIPYDLVLMDVQMPEMDGLKATRRIRASEVRGQKSEIRSQKSEVSDQRLESESQNSSIPESPNSSTPKSPNSSIPESQNPRIPIIAMTAGAMQEDRERCIEAGMDDYTAKPVNPDELARVLEKWLLENRGQRAEDRSQGGKEEVLRTGEAAETKQEPRYAFTCKMPVFDQEDFITRIGHDSEMASEIMSIYLESIPKNIEALKKFIEQGQKEGATREAHSIKGNSGNVSCLAMAEIAGMIEEAGHAANLEQMGNLLPELERQFEICMAEIRKVMEEEH is encoded by the coding sequence AGCTGCAGTGATCTGGATCGCCGTACTGGCGGTGTCTCTGGCCTGGAACTGGCATCAGGTGGAAAATACAACCAGGACTCTGGCTGAAAACGAAGCCAGGGCCTACTTTGAAAAAGATATTGCCTACCGGCACTGGGCTGCCATGCATGGCGGTGTCTATGTCCAGCCCACCGAGACCACCCCACCCAACCCTTATCTTGATCATGTCCCTGACAGAGACGTAACCACCACTGGCGGCAAGGATCTGACCCTGCTCAACCCATCGTACATGACCCGTCAGGTGCACGCACTGGGCTTACAACACTACGATATGCTGGGGCACATCACCAGCCTCAATCCCCTGCGTCCTGAAAACGCCCCGGATGAATGGGAGGCTCAGGCCTTGCTGTCTTTTGAACAGGGCGCAGATCGGACGTCTTCTGTGGAAACCATGGATGGCCGCCAATATTTGCGGTTTATGAAGCCGCTTGTAACGCAGGAAAACTGTCTTGGCTGTCATGGGCATCAGGGTTATGCAGTAGGTGATATTCATGGCGGAATAAGTGTTTCCGTACCCTGGGAGCCATATATGGCCCAGGGCGCAAAGCAGAAAACAGATCTGGGGATTGCCCATGCACTCATCGGTGTTCTGGGGTTGCTGGGGCTGGGCATGGGATACCGTCTTGTGCGACATTCGGAAATGCAGCTGCTGGAAAGCAGGGATCATACAGCAGCTACCCTGCATGCCATAAGCGATGGAGTCTTTTCCTGCGATAAACTTGGACGGATACAGGAAATGAACCCGGCTGCAGAGAACCTGACCGGCTGGACCATTGATGAATGCATGGGTCGCCCCCTGAAAGAAGTCTTCAACATTGTCACATTAGATGACCACAGCCAGGAGGAAAATCCTGTATCTAAGGCGTTGCAGCAGGGCCGTGTCGTTGGCCAGGAGACCTATTCAGTGCTCATAGTTAGAAACGGCAGCAAAATAACCATCAAAAAGAGCTGCTCCCCCATCAAAGACAACATGGGCAACATTATTGGAGCTGTACTTGTTTTTCGCGACATCACCGGTGAACATACAGCTAACCTGCTGACCATGAAGAGGCTGGAGCTTTATGAGTATGCAGAAGCTCATTCCTTAGATGAGCTTATGACCAAGGTTCTGGATGACGCTGAAGAATTTGTGGACAGTTCCATTGGCTTTTTTCATTTCGTGGAAAAAGATCAGAAGACCCTTTCCCTGCAGAGATGGTCAACCAGGTCATTAAAGGAACTGTGTCACATGCCCGGCAACAAAATGCATTATCCCATTGACCAGGCAGGGGTCTGGGTGCAGGCTGCCCGTGAGAAAAGGCCGGTTATCCACAATGATTATGAGTCCATGCCGGACAAAAAAGGCCTGCCAGAGGGACATGCCAGGGTAATTCGCGAAGTCGTGGTTCCGGTTATTCGGGATAACAGGGTCGTTGCAATCATGGGCCTGGGCAATAAACCTGCAGCCTATGATAAAAAGGATGTCGAAGTAATCTCCTTTTTTGCAGATGTAACCTGGGACCTGGTGCAACAGAAGCGCACCCAGGAAGCCCTGCAGAACAGTCAGGCCCGCCTGAAAACAATAACCGATGCTGCCCAGACCGCCATAATCATGATGGATGCCCAAGGATATGTATCTTACTGGAATCCGGCCGCAGAAACCATTCTGGGCTATGCCCGGGATGAAGCCATAGGCCGGGATCTGCATGAACTGATCATGCCTTCCCGGTACACCGAGGATTTCCATGCTTCATTCCCAGAATTTCAAAGCACTGGCCAGGGCAATGCCGTAGGCAGAACTACGGAACTTTACGCCCTGACAAAGAATGGCCGCGAAATACCAGTGGAACTGGCTCTTTCATCTGTGCTTATCCAAGGGCAGTGGCATGCCATAGGCATTGTCCGTGACATTACACAGAAGAAACAGGCCCAGGAAGAATTGCAGCGCAATGCCAGAAATCTTGAGCTGAAAAATGCAGAACTGGATGCAGCCCGCATAAAGGCCGAGGAAGCCACCAAAGCCAAGAGCGAATTTCTGGCCAACATGAGCCATGAAATCCGCACCCCCATGAACGGGGTCATTGGCATGACCGGCCTGCTCATGGACACGAACCTGGACAGGGAGCAGCAGCATTATGCCCGCACAGTGCGCTCCAGTGCCGAGTCCCTTTTGACCGTGATCAACGACATCCTGGATTTTTCCAAGATAGAGGCCGGACGCTTAGACATTGAAACCGTTGATTTCGACCTGGAGGCCATGCTCAGGGATTTTTCGGGCATGATGGCTGTCAAGGCGGAAGAGAAAGGTCTGGAACTTATCTGTTCCATGGACCCGAACGTACCCTCCATGGTCCGGGGAGATTCGGGCCGGTTGCGTCAGATTCTCATGAACCTGGTGGGCAATGCGGTCAAGTTTACCGAACATGGAGAGGTGGAGATCAGGGTGTCGAAATCAGAGGTCGTAGATCAGAGGTCAGAGGTCAGTGATCAACCGGCGAACCGCCTGTCCCATGAACAGACAGGTATTAAAGATCAATATGGTGACTCCAGGATTGTGGAACTTTGTTTCCAGATCCGGGACACCGGCATAGGCATTCCTCAAGACAAGCAAGACAGTCTTTTCGAAAGCTTTTCCCAGGTTGATGCCTCCACTACCCGCAAATTCGGCGGTACCGGACTGGGACTGGCCATTTCCAGGCAACTGGCCGAGATGATGGGCGGTACAGCAGGCCTGGAAAGTGTAGAGGACCAGGGAAGCACATTCTGGTTTACAGTGCGCCTGGGCGTTCAGGATGAACAGCAGCAGGAAAGGCCAGTTCCGGCCTGCCTGCAGGGGGTTCGCACTCTTATCGTGGACGACAATTCCACCAACCGGGAGATACTCAGGGTTCGCTTCGGCTCCTGGGGTATGCGGCCCGGGGAAGCTGCCAATGGTTCTGCAGCTCTGAGCATGCTGCATCAGGCCAAGGCAGAGAATGACCCCTTTGTGTTGGCTGTCTTAGACATGCAGATGCCGGACATGGACGGAGAAACCCTGGGACGAAATATCAAGGAAGACGGGCAATTAAAGGACACCAGGCTGATCATGATGTCATCGGCAACCGGGCAGACAGGTGATTCCAGGCGTCTGCATGAAACAGGATTCGACAGCATCCTGAATAAACCTGTCCTGCCAAGTGAACTTTATGCCAGCCTGGAAAAGATCCTGGCAAGAACAGGCGCTGCGGACCTGCCTGCAGGGCATACGGAACCAGAGAAAATCCGGCAGGGATATCCGGACTTTTCCGGCACAAAAGCCCGTATCCTGGTAGCCGAAGACAACATGGTCAACCAGCAGGTAGCCCTGGGCATTCTCAAAAAAATGGGCCTGCGTGCCGATGCCGTGGCCAACGGCCAGGAAGCCCTCCACGCACTGGAAAACATTCCCTACGACCTGGTGCTTATGGATGTGCAGATGCCGGAGATGGACGGACTGAAAGCTACCCGGCGCATCCGCGCCTCAGAAGTCAGAGGTCAGAAATCAGAGATCAGAAGTCAGAAGTCAGAGGTCAGTGATCAGAGGCTGGAGAGCGAATCCCAAAATTCCTCAATTCCTGAATCCCCCAATTCCTCAACCCCTAAATCCCCCAATTCCTCAATCCCTGAATCCCAGAATCCCAGAATCCCCATAATCGCCATGACCGCCGGAGCCATGCAGGAGGACCGGGAACGGTGCATTGAGGCCGGGATGGATGATTATACAGCCAAGCCGGTCAATCCGGATGAACTGGCCCGGGTGCTGGAGAAGTGGTTGTTGGAAAACAGAGGACAGAGGGCAGAGGACAGAAGTCAGGGGGGAAAAGAGGAAGTTCTCAGGACCGGAGAGGCTGCGGAAACGAAACAGGAACCCCGGTACGCTTTTACTTGTAAAATGCCAGTCTTCGACCAGGAGGATTTCATTACAAGAATTGGGCATGACAGTGAGATGGCCAGTGAGATCATGAGCATTTACCTGGAATCCATACCCAAAAACATAGAAGCGCTCAAAAAATTTATTGAACAGGGTCAAAAAGAAGGAGCAACCCGGGAGGCTCATTCCATCAAGGGCAATTCAGGCAATGTCAGCTGTCTGGCCATGGCTGAGATTGCCGGAATGATTGAAGAAGCCGGTCATGCCGCAAACCTTGAGCAAATGGGCAACCTTTTGCCCGAACTGGAAAGGCAGTTTGAAATATGCATGGCGGAAATAAGAAAAGTAATGGAAGAGGAACATTAA
- a CDS encoding sigma 54-interacting transcriptional regulator → MNNNQQTSPKPVVLIVDDHPASIEVLGSLLREDYHVLVAAGGVMALEMVFGNTSPDLILLDIMMPDMDGYEVCRRLKADERTRGTPVIFVTAMDQDEDEELGFSLGAADYITKPFKPSIVRARVRTQINLKLHADLLEQAAVERRELLIEYDTIFNNVQSAFFLIDIDPQGRFIIENLNAYHQEKTGLDLWNIRGKTPVQAFGPELGARIEDNYRKCFELQQNISYEESLLLPAGERTWLSRLTPVVINGRTVKLVGSALDITDLKNAQTELLTSQSRLSWAQTLTQSGVWEHDMDQGTVFWSKECEALFGLQEGEFEGTYQAFLDRVHPDDREYVISTGRPIIEMKEGTTLEYDHRIVKKDGQICWVSESAGVVHDEAGDPLRVVGFVQDITQRKEAERAINKQKALEGLLMELAADSINAPLDDFEHTISRLLEAVGRSVEVDRVYLFNYDYVRKIAVNTHEWCAEDINPEIGNLQAVPFDLISEFIPAHERGESVHIPDVDELIENPGMRSHLEDQGIKSIVSIPLMDNRDCLGFVGFDAVRKKKIFSDTEMYLLSFMAQVIVNLMSRLQASKEHQESEARCRVIAENIAMGVAVIDENMRITSANPRLRQWFPGLRPENTPLCYDVFCHTARKKVCKDCPCIVSFENHRVHQGIKRRNHKGDEQIFRLTSSPVPGPEGRVSQVVLMFQEITDEVLREEELRNRLNEAENRLAGGGPGGLCGLRGASRAMGEVYTRIRTTAGTEKVVLLMGETGTGKELAARAIHELRGRGEFMAVNCANLSPSLLESELFGHCRGAFTGASSDKKGLFEAAGNGIILLDEIEAAPSRMQTALLRVLESREVTRVGDSRPRSIGAKVLAAANQDLEAMVEKGRFRDDLFYRLCETVIHLPPLRVRAEDISTLAHHFLDEYNRLSRRRPRQLSPRSMELLCGYNWPGNVRELRNLVHTLAETSPAPMIRPADLPGWLASGTGGFPTLGERERKALQDAMDRASGNKTEAARLLGVSRKTVYSLMNKYGLDQGLWGRT, encoded by the coding sequence ATGAATAATAACCAGCAGACATCCCCAAAACCCGTCGTCCTCATTGTGGACGACCACCCGGCCAGCATTGAGGTTCTGGGCAGTCTGCTCCGGGAGGACTATCACGTGCTGGTGGCAGCGGGTGGCGTCATGGCCCTGGAAATGGTCTTTGGCAATACCAGCCCGGACCTGATCCTGCTGGACATTATGATGCCGGACATGGACGGCTACGAGGTCTGCCGACGGCTCAAGGCGGATGAGCGCACCCGTGGCACCCCGGTGATCTTCGTGACCGCCATGGACCAGGATGAGGACGAAGAACTGGGTTTCAGTCTCGGTGCTGCTGATTACATTACCAAACCTTTTAAACCCTCCATAGTCCGGGCCAGAGTTCGCACCCAGATCAATCTCAAGCTCCATGCCGATCTTCTTGAACAGGCTGCTGTTGAGCGACGCGAACTTTTGATAGAATATGATACCATCTTCAATAATGTGCAAAGTGCATTCTTTTTGATTGATATCGACCCCCAGGGCCGTTTTATTATTGAGAATCTGAACGCTTACCATCAGGAAAAAACCGGGCTGGACCTTTGGAACATCAGAGGTAAAACACCAGTGCAGGCCTTTGGTCCGGAACTCGGTGCCCGGATAGAGGATAATTATCGCAAGTGTTTTGAACTGCAGCAGAACATCAGCTACGAAGAATCCCTGCTTCTTCCGGCAGGTGAAAGGACCTGGCTGAGCAGGCTTACTCCGGTTGTAATCAACGGCCGCACTGTTAAACTCGTTGGCAGCGCTCTGGATATTACGGATTTGAAAAATGCGCAGACAGAACTGCTGACCAGTCAGTCCAGGCTGTCCTGGGCCCAGACTTTGACCCAGTCCGGAGTCTGGGAACACGACATGGACCAGGGCACCGTGTTCTGGTCAAAGGAGTGTGAGGCCCTGTTCGGCTTGCAGGAAGGCGAGTTTGAGGGGACTTATCAGGCGTTTCTGGACCGGGTGCACCCTGACGACAGGGAGTACGTGATCAGCACAGGCCGGCCCATTATTGAAATGAAGGAAGGCACTACTCTGGAATACGACCATCGCATAGTCAAAAAGGATGGTCAGATCTGCTGGGTCAGCGAATCAGCCGGGGTTGTACATGATGAGGCGGGCGATCCATTGCGGGTGGTCGGGTTTGTGCAGGACATCACCCAGCGTAAAGAAGCCGAGCGGGCCATAAACAAGCAGAAGGCCCTGGAAGGCCTGCTTATGGAGCTGGCTGCCGACTCCATCAATGCTCCCCTGGATGATTTCGAGCACACAATAAGCCGGCTTCTGGAAGCTGTAGGCAGGTCTGTGGAAGTAGACCGGGTTTACCTCTTCAATTATGACTATGTCCGTAAAATTGCAGTGAACACGCACGAATGGTGCGCTGAAGATATAAACCCGGAAATCGGCAACCTCCAGGCTGTGCCCTTTGATCTTATTTCTGAATTCATCCCGGCCCATGAACGGGGCGAGAGTGTTCATATCCCTGATGTGGACGAGTTGATTGAAAATCCTGGCATGCGCTCACACCTTGAGGATCAGGGCATCAAGTCCATAGTTTCCATCCCTTTGATGGACAACCGGGATTGTCTGGGTTTTGTCGGCTTTGACGCAGTCAGGAAGAAAAAAATTTTTTCAGACACTGAAATGTATCTGCTGAGCTTTATGGCCCAGGTCATAGTCAACCTCATGTCAAGACTGCAGGCCAGCAAGGAGCATCAGGAAAGCGAGGCCCGCTGCCGGGTCATTGCTGAGAATATTGCCATGGGAGTGGCTGTTATTGATGAAAACATGCGCATCACCAGCGCCAATCCCAGGCTCAGGCAGTGGTTCCCCGGGCTTCGCCCCGAGAACACCCCTCTTTGCTATGACGTCTTTTGCCATACAGCCCGCAAAAAGGTCTGCAAAGACTGTCCATGTATTGTTTCCTTTGAAAACCACCGTGTGCATCAGGGGATAAAACGCAGAAATCACAAGGGTGATGAGCAGATATTTCGCCTGACATCCTCACCGGTACCCGGTCCGGAAGGTCGCGTCAGTCAGGTGGTCCTGATGTTCCAGGAGATCACGGATGAGGTCCTGCGTGAAGAAGAATTGCGCAACAGGCTCAATGAAGCGGAGAACCGCCTGGCCGGGGGCGGCCCGGGCGGGTTGTGCGGACTGCGCGGGGCAAGCCGGGCCATGGGTGAGGTCTACACCCGGATCAGGACAACGGCTGGTACGGAAAAAGTGGTGCTGCTCATGGGAGAGACCGGTACAGGCAAGGAGCTGGCAGCCAGAGCCATACATGAATTAAGAGGCCGGGGCGAATTCATGGCTGTCAACTGCGCCAATCTCTCCCCTTCCCTGCTGGAAAGTGAACTTTTCGGACACTGCCGGGGTGCCTTTACAGGGGCATCAAGCGACAAGAAAGGCCTTTTTGAAGCTGCTGGCAACGGCATAATCCTGCTGGATGAAATCGAGGCAGCTCCTTCCCGGATGCAGACTGCTCTGCTCAGGGTGCTGGAATCCCGCGAAGTCACCAGGGTGGGCGATTCCCGGCCCCGGTCCATTGGGGCCAAGGTCCTGGCAGCGGCCAACCAGGACCTGGAAGCCATGGTGGAAAAAGGCCGGTTCAGGGACGACCTTTTCTATCGACTCTGCGAAACAGTAATCCACCTCCCACCACTGAGGGTGCGTGCCGAGGATATATCTACTCTGGCCCATCATTTCCTGGATGAATACAACAGGCTTTCCAGGAGGCGGCCCCGTCAGCTGTCTCCAAGGAGCATGGAACTGCTGTGCGGATATAACTGGCCGGGCAATGTGCGTGAACTGCGTAACCTGGTGCATACATTGGCTGAAACATCCCCGGCACCAATGATACGCCCGGCAGATCTGCCAGGGTGGCTGGCCAGCGGCACAGGAGGGTTCCCCACCCTGGGAGAGCGGGAAAGAAAGGCTCTGCAGGATGCCATGGACCGGGCTTCAGGCAATAAAACAGAGGCTGCCCGGCTCCTGGGGGTCTCCCGCAAGACTGTCTACTCCCTGATGAACAAATACGGCTTGGACCAGGGCTTATGGGGTCGGACCTAA
- a CDS encoding CheR family methyltransferase: MSETTNEVRGIEIALLLEGIYRRYGYDFRDYARCSIQRRLEQFLEQSSCSTFSEVTSRVLRDVAFFHGLLPYFSVSFTSLFREPSVFRALRDEILPVLRTWPYFKIWHAGCATGEEVYSLAILLREAGLLERATIFATDISRPALDTAREGVYSLEAIRRGGAAYQEAGGQGSLSEHYHARYNAAVMAPALRRKITFARHNLAMDSSFGEMQLILCRNVLIYFNQELHQRTLELFWESLDRGGFLCLGDKESLGFSAADSLFTEVNAMARIYKKAPPAVERTSL; this comes from the coding sequence ATGTCCGAAACAACGAACGAAGTGCGCGGCATTGAGATCGCCCTGCTCCTGGAGGGCATTTACCGTCGCTATGGGTACGATTTCCGGGACTATGCGCGATGCAGCATTCAGCGGAGACTTGAGCAGTTCCTGGAGCAAAGCAGCTGTTCCACCTTTTCCGAGGTCACTTCCAGGGTCTTGCGCGACGTGGCCTTTTTCCACGGCCTGCTGCCGTACTTTTCGGTCTCGTTCACCTCGCTGTTCCGCGAACCTTCCGTGTTCCGAGCCCTGCGGGACGAGATTCTGCCGGTTCTACGTACCTGGCCGTATTTCAAAATATGGCACGCCGGGTGCGCTACAGGAGAAGAAGTTTATTCCCTGGCCATCCTGCTCAGAGAGGCCGGCCTGCTGGAACGGGCCACCATCTTTGCCACGGACATCAGCCGACCAGCCTTGGATACGGCCCGGGAGGGCGTCTATTCCTTAGAAGCGATCCGCCGGGGCGGCGCCGCGTACCAGGAGGCCGGGGGACAAGGCTCCCTGTCGGAACACTACCATGCCAGGTACAACGCGGCCGTGATGGCCCCCGCGCTACGCAGGAAGATCACCTTTGCCCGCCATAATCTGGCCATGGACAGTTCCTTCGGGGAAATGCAGCTCATACTGTGCCGCAACGTGTTGATCTACTTCAACCAGGAACTCCATCAACGCACCCTGGAACTGTTCTGGGAGAGCCTGGACCGGGGGGGCTTCCTCTGCCTGGGCGACAAGGAAAGCCTGGGCTTTTCCGCGGCGGACAGTCTGTTCACGGAAGTGAACGCCATGGCCAGGATATATAAAAAAGCGCCACCCGCGGTGGAAAGGACCAGCCTGTAA